In Acipenser ruthenus chromosome 6, fAciRut3.2 maternal haplotype, whole genome shotgun sequence, the following proteins share a genomic window:
- the LOC117411609 gene encoding coiled-coil domain-containing protein 177 translates to MEDEGSVSPMLHLDLYNFESSEAEKSRYVLTSPRSLEACARIGLRPVELLHKPLSEFVDENPDTPLRTVTELYELHEKQRRRELRDCREERLKIIEEEKEGRTPIPTSVPVSTIQKNTTLVSETKEEDKVNNSSESLGRNRSSEWTRNNNDKSEASKKSPSSDYKAQKLAKVELKNTGVPGYVGTSLSLGDLSHYPATEKKLQKLLMAVRRETCVSVPERDRKIAALMLAKHEEKKSRQQLRLRTEQLWEEGKRKERLQKAREERERRQQLGRSMERWQRELAARKSQVQLKEALLAEERERAAALHRDKWHRLAAEQEARRLEKIEGARYEADCKKRYQEQLLREKEQDEEAVREKQCQEVQEKIFRASQSKLLKEMKEREKIQQENRHEKLKHLLLKREVEEQAKAEELLKRTALEKKLQKSQEKHKQVLEERSRQLTERCTREQEQVILARIRAENREQEQQRHKEAQAQLTHRKIQQAGESAGETVRRKAQEARRVNAEKKRSHQLLMQKVEEEEEWHRRGLQEGIHKKNRKSERILQEKKAVIEESRKVARASLQVRESVREQINSRSFDQMALEAQLRASLTKIKL, encoded by the coding sequence ATGGAAGATGAGGGGTCTGTTTCTCCCATGTTACACTTGGATCTGTATAATTTTGAATCTTCCGAAGCGGAGAAGAGCAGGTACGTTCTGACTAGCCCGAGATCGCTGGAAGCGTGTGCTAGGATAGGATTGAGACCTGTAGAACTTTTGCACAAACCGTTGTCCGAGTTTGTGGATGAAAATCCAGACACCCCACTGAGAACTGTCACTGAACTCTATGAATTGCATGAAAAGCAACGTAGGAGAGAATTACGCGATTGCAGAGAGGAGAGGCTGAAAATTATAGAGGAGGAAAAGGAAGGTAGAACCCCTATACCAACCAGCGTGCCAGTGTCTACCATTCAGAAAAACACAACGCTGGTTTCAGAGACCAAAGAAGAAGATAAAGTTAATAACAGTTCTGAATCACTTGGGAGAAACAGGTCTTCAGAATGGACAAGAAACAATAACGACAAGTCAGAAGCTAGCAAAAAGTCACCCTCCTCAGATTATAAAGCACAAAAGCTGGCCAAAGTGGAATTGAAAAACACAGGTGTTCCGGGCTATGTGGGCACCAGCTTGAGCCTGGGGGATCTGAGCCATTACCCTGCCACTGAGAAGAAACTGCAGAAACTTTTGATGGCCGTCAGGAGGGAAACCTGCGTATCGGTCCCTGAGAGGGACAGAAAAATTGCCGCTTTGATGCTTGCCAAGCACGAGGAGAAGAAATCACGGCAGCAGCTTAGACTAAGAACTGAGCAGCTCTGGGAGGAGGGGAAGAGGAAGGAGAGGCTGCAGAAGgcgagggaggagagggagaggaggcagCAACTGGGCCGCAGCATGGAGCGCTGGCAGCGGGAGCTGGCGGCGCGGAAGAGCCAGGTGCAGCTTAAGGAGGCGCTGCtggcagaggagagagagagagcggccGCCCTGCACCGGGACAAGTGGCACAGGCTGGCAGCGGAGCAGGAGGCCAGGAGGCTGGAGAAGATCGAGGGAGCCAGGTATGAAGCAGACTGCAAGAAGCGCTACCAGGAGCAGCTGCtgagggagaaggagcaggacgAGGAGGCAGTCAGGGAGAAGCAGTGCCAGGAGGTGCAGGAGAAGATCTTCCGGGCCTCCCAGAGCAAGCTGCTGAAGGAGATGAAGGAGAGGGAGAAGATCCAGCAGGAGAACCGACACGAGAAGCTGAAGCACCTGCTCCTCAAGAGGGAGGTGGAGGAGCAGGCCAAAGCAGAGGAGCTCCTCAAGAGGACGGCCCTGGAGAAGAAGCTGCAGAAATCCCAGGAGAAGCACAAGCAGGTGCTGGAGGAACGCAGCAGGCAGCTCACGGAAAGGTGCACCAGGGAGCAGGAGCAGGTCATCCTGGCCAGGATCCGGGCGGAGAATCGCGAGCAGGAGCAGCAGAGGCACAAGGAGGCGCAGGCCCAGCTCACCCACAGGAAGATCCAGCAGGCCGGCGAGTCCGCGGGGGAGACGGTACGCCGCAAAGCGCAGGAAGCCAGGAGGGTCAACGCTGAGAAGAAACGCTCCCACCAGCTGCTGATGcagaaggtggaggaggaggaggagtggcaCCGGCGGGGGCTGCAGGAGGGCATCCACAAGAAGAACAGGAAGAGCGAGCGGATCCTGCAGGAGAAGAAAGCTGTCATCGAGGAGTCCCGCAAAGTGGCCCGCGCCTCCCTCCAGGTGAGGGAGAGTGTGAGGGAGCAGATCAACAGCCGCTCATTCGACCAGATGGCACTCGAGGCCCAGCTCAGAGCCAGCCTGACCAAAATCAAACTGTAG